A genomic window from Populus nigra chromosome 7, ddPopNigr1.1, whole genome shotgun sequence includes:
- the LOC133699878 gene encoding apoptosis inhibitor 5-like protein API5, with protein sequence MTDSTINTIAADGSHIEKLYEFGERLSESKDKSQNVKDYQGIMDAAKTSIKAKQLAAQLIPRFFKFFPELSSQAVETQIDLIEQEELAVRVQAIRGLPLFCKDTPEYLSKIVDILVQLLAAEEIVERDAVHKALMSLLRQDVKASLSALFKHIGTVEEPSTDELIREKVLSFVRDKVFPLKAELLRPQEEMERHITDLIKKSSEDVTGAEFRMFMDFLKTLGIFGHKAPSERMKELVEIIEGQADLDSAFDVSHVSDTDHIDRLISCLYMALPFFLRGASSSRFLNYLNKHIVPVFDKLPDERKLDLLKALAEISPFTLPQDSRQILPSVVQLLKKYMPRRKSGEEMNFTYVECLLYAFHHLAHKAPNATNSLCGYKIVTGQPSDRLGEDFSEFYTELTERLSSVEDLTRATMKKLTQGMAEHNKAMAAAKSDEAKDSIKTQKQNTTTGLRTCNNILAMTKPLHSKIPSFIGDKSVNLSWKELTKPSVPSTTVQAGAKRPAAAANGSGNMAKKGRGAGSLPNQLVNRALEGISYGGRGGPRGRGRGRGWGGRGRGRGRGFW encoded by the exons ATGACCGACTCCACCATCAACACCATCGCCGCCGACGGCAGCCACATCGAGAAACTTTACGAGTTTGGCGAGCGTCTCAGTGAGTCCAAAGACAAGTCTCAG AATGTGAAGGATTACCAGGGGATTATGGATGCAGCTAAAACGAGCATCAAAGCGAAGCAATTGGCGGCACAGCTAATCCCTAGGTTCTTCAAGTTCTTCCCCGAGCTTTCCAGTCAAGCTGTCGAGACGCAAATCGATTTGATTGAACAAGAAGAGCTCGCG GTCCGGGTGCAAGCGATTAGGGGACTGCCGTTATTCTGCAAGGATACACCTGAGTATTTGTCCAAAATTGTGGATATTCTCGTGCAACTCCTTGCAGCTG AGGAAATTGTGGAGCGGGATGCTGTGCATAAAGCCCTTATGTCCCTGTTGAGGCAGGATGTGAAAG CATCTCTGTCTGCCTTATTCAAGCATATTGGGACTGTTGAAGAACCAAGCACGGATGAGCTTATTCGTGAGAAAGTGCTGAGCTTTGTAAGAGATAAG GTTTTCCCACTTAAAGCTGAACTCCTGAGACCTCAGGAGGAAATGGAGCGTCATATAActgatttgattaaaaag agCTCAGAAGATGTAACCGGAGCAGAGTTCAGAATGTTTATGGACTTCTTAAAAACTTTGGGCATATTTGGACACAAAGCGCCTTCAGAACGCATGAAAGAACTAGTTGAAATAATTGAAGGACAGGCTGATTTAGATTCAGCATTTGATGTGTCTCAT GTTTCGGATACAGACCATATTGACAGATTGATATCGTGCCTGTATATGGCACTTCCATTTTTCCTG AGGGGTGCATCGAGCAGCAGGTTCCTCAATTATTTGAACAAACACATCGTACCTGTTTTTGACAAG TTGCCCGATGAACGAAAGCTTGATTTGCTCAAAGCACTTGCAGAAATTTCACCTTTTACATTGCCACAGGATTCACGCCAGATTCTCCCTTCTGTCGTTCAGCTTCTGAAg AAATACATGCCGCGGAGGAAGAGTGGAGAAGAGATGAACTTTACTTACGTTGAGTGTTTGTTATATGCGTTTCACCATTTAGCTCATAAG GCTCCGAATGCTACAAACAGCCTGTGTGGTTACAAGATTGTGACTGGCCAGCCATCAGATCGACTTGGGGAGGACTTCTCTGAGTTTTACACAGAATTGACAGAGag GTTGAGTAGTGTAGAAGATCTAACCAGGGCTACCATGAAAAAGTTAACTCAGGGAATGGCTGAACACAACAAAGCAATGGCAGCTGCAAAGTCTGATGAGGCAAAGGATAGCATA aaaacacaaaaacagaACACGACAACTGGATTGCGTACTTGCAATAACATTTTGGCAATGACAAAG CCATTGCATTCAAAGATACCATCATTTATTGGAGATAAGAGTGTCAACCTCTCTTGGAAAGAATTAACAAAACCTTCTGTGCCTTCCACTACCGTCCAGGCTGG AGCGAAACgacctgctgctgctgctaatgGTTCTGGGAACATGGCAAAAAAGGGTCGTGGGGCTGGCAGCCTGCCAAATCAACTTGTTAACAGGGCATTGGAAGGTATATCCTATGGTGGAAGAGGCGGTCCAAGGGGCAGAGGCAGGGGCAGGGGATGGGGTGGACGTGGaaggggaagaggaagaggcTTTTGGTAA
- the LOC133698731 gene encoding uncharacterized protein LOC133698731 translates to MQRISSRLTRTSSLSTLLTQTIKRSSNTHSLKSANLQKQQEPAIPGHFLKWGSLGFVRTSRFATGFTPLEPKPLDSIMDIERAKTKSPEDLASIWDDYHLGRGHIGASMKAKLYQLLVQRAADCKYFVIPLWRGSGYTTMFAQVQMPHMIFTGLEDYKSRGTQASPYLTVKFYTEFAESKDLVLIRGDIVFTSKLTDEEAEWILETAQSFYLNDVRYKLVEQFNKQTRDFEFKDVLRSLNMPIM, encoded by the exons ATGCAGCGCATATCATCAAGACTCACGAGAACCTCTTCATTATCAACACTCCTGACCCAAACAATAAAACGCAGTTCCAATACCCATTCTCTGAAGAGCGCAAATCTCCAAAAACAACAAGAACCTGCCATCCCTGGCCATTTTCTCAAATGGGGTTCGCTTGGTTTTGTTAGAACATCAAGGTTTGCAACTGGGTTCACTCCATTAGAGCCGAAACCGTTGGATTCAATCATGGATATTGAACGGGCCAAGACTAAATCTCCCGAGGATCTCGCCTCCATTTGGGACGAT TATCATTTGGGAAGGGGACATATCGGGGCATCCATGAAAGCCAAGCTTTATCAGTTGTTGGTGCAAAGAGCTGCAGATTG CAAATATTTTGTCATTCCTTTGTGGAGAGGAAGTGGTTATACAACAATGTTTGCTCAAG TGCAGATGCCACATATGATTTTCACTGGTCTTGAGGACTACAAATCAAGAGGGACTCAGGCATCTCCCTACTTAACTGTCAAATTCTACACTGAATTTGCAGAAAGCAAAGATTTGGTTCTTATCCGAGGAGATATTGTTTTCACCAGCAAGCTTACTGATGAAGAGGCTGAATGGATTTTAGAGACTGcccaatctttttatttaaacgATGTGAGGTACAAGCTTGTTGAACAGTTCAACAAGCAAACCCGAGATTTCGAGTTCAAGGATGTTTTGCGTTCACTGAACATGCCCATTATGTGA